One Helianthus annuus cultivar XRQ/B chromosome 7, HanXRQr2.0-SUNRISE, whole genome shotgun sequence genomic region harbors:
- the LOC110920434 gene encoding uncharacterized protein LOC110920434, with the protein MAENSSSHRQSGPRPNVGNNLSIEGMVEEASDDNEVQSNGANNPVTPGVFPINPAQSILPPGETPISWYVRSQGALNAVYTQLCAQTAPITQSRRPGSRAHASQREESTYDGTNSYQRQHHESQPRQRQSVHDRLGSQWDAHTDESDQTYRLSANTSVFNRLYPNSNKSRPRAVYNPEAEHNYDLVYSPAEAAENSKFILEIALAPLERAKLPSNVGKFNGLTDPDDHLRVFTSAGLVGGWTLPLWCHLFVQTLTGPARIWFDNLPTGQIESWKDLRQKFLTHFSQQRRSMRDTSDVMNIWRRDDENLEDFITRYNKEVLEIGGVHEQLIRAQFKYAVRCDDMVKVLSGTEGLPKSWEKIMAAAKVYA; encoded by the coding sequence atggcagaaaattcatcttCTCACCGACAGTCTGGTCCTCGACCAAATGTCGGAAACAATTTATCAATAGAAGGGATGGTAGAAGAGGCCTCAGACGATAATGAGGTTCAATCTAATGGAGCAAATAACCCCGTTACCCCAGGGGTATTTCCCATAAATCCCGCTCAATCAATTTTACCACCGGGAGAAACTCCGATATCATGGTATGTCCGGTCACAAGGGGCATTAAATGCAGTGTACACACAATTGTGTGCTCAAACTGCTCCCATAACACAATCACGAAGGCCAGGATCTAGAGCTCATGCTTCCCAGCGAGAAGAATCAACCTATGATGGTACAAACAGCTACCAGAGACAACACCATGAGTCACAGCCTCGTCAAAGGCAATCGGTTCATGATAGGTTGGGTTCCCAGTGGGATGCCCACACCGATGAATCCGATCAGACATATCGTTTGAGTGCAAACACCAGCGTATTCAACAGACTATACCCAAACTCTAACAAATCCAGGCCTCGAGCGGTTTACAACCCTGAGGCAGAGCATAACTATGACTTAGTTTACAGCCCTGCAGAAGCAGCGGAAAACTCGAAGTTTATACTAGAAATAGCTCTGGCTCCGTTAGAAAGGGCAAAATTACCATCCAACGTCGGAAAATTCAATGGGCTAACTGACCCCGACGATCATCTGAGAGTCTTCACCAGCGCAGGGTTAGTTGGCGGTTGGACTCTTCCGCTctggtgtcatttgtttgttcaaaCATTAACTGGGCCAGCGCGAATCTGGTTTGATAACCTACCGACGGGGCAAATCGAGTCATGGAAAGACCTGCGCCAAAAATTCTTAACACACTTCAGCCAGCAAAGGCGTTCCATGCGGGATACATCCGATGTCATGAACATATGGCGTCGAGATGACGAGAATCTGGAAGATTTTATAACCAGATATAATAAAGAGGTGTTGGAAATCGGTGGTGTTCACGAACAGCTAATCCGTGCTCAGTTTAAGTACGCGGTTAGATGTGACGACATGGTCAAGGTGTTATCCGGAACAGAGGGCCTTCCCAAGAGTTGGGAAAAGATAATGGCGGCGGCCAAGGTTTATGCGTAG